A window from Cryobacterium sp. PAMC25264 encodes these proteins:
- the phoA gene encoding alkaline phosphatase: MFRASKSSNHRPGRSALMAAATGLIAGASILAPLGAYAATDDHGGAARNNGDKTSAIRESIVDGPAKNVILLIGDGMGDSEITVARNYAKGAAGEFAGIDALPLTGQYTTYALNKDGTPNYASESASTASGWSTGTKTNNGALSVDISGKPQSTLLELAKANGLRTGNVSTAEIQDATPGAQIAHISARGCYGPVKTTANCASESLEKGGLGSISEQLLTLRPDVVLGGGSATFTEKAAAGDWAGKTLFEQATDRGYQLVDSAAGLDTVTAADQSAPVLGLFTTGNFPTRWVGPAATVGGGNLAPVSCTENPARLNTGLSLASLTDKAIDLLSADSDQGFFLQVEGASIDKQDHAADACGQIGETVDLDEAVQSALAFAKADGNTLVVVTADHAHTSQIVGSTPPGLSVALTTEEGSTMLVSYGTANAGESQQHTGAQVRIAGYGPGAANVLGLTDQTDLFFTSSNALALNTDLRSLSAAATLTLDQPTVAPGAAFTGTGAGLNADWRAAGEISTAGSADPLGTVDVIDGQAIITGTAPTTPGQYTVTATGAQTGVSVSAQLTVAAAGTTPAPSAAPTPTTTPAAALPSGSTNGGGGGVAAAVGAVLAATGTQVAPLMGAAALLLAAGGALVWVRRRRHGLTES; this comes from the coding sequence GCGCCTACGCTGCCACCGACGACCACGGTGGAGCCGCTCGCAACAACGGCGACAAGACCTCTGCGATTCGCGAGTCCATTGTCGATGGGCCGGCGAAGAACGTCATCCTGCTGATCGGCGACGGCATGGGTGACAGCGAGATCACCGTTGCCCGTAACTATGCGAAGGGTGCCGCCGGTGAGTTCGCCGGAATCGACGCGCTGCCGCTGACCGGCCAGTACACGACCTACGCCCTCAACAAAGACGGCACCCCGAACTACGCGTCGGAATCGGCGTCGACCGCCAGCGGCTGGTCGACCGGGACGAAGACCAACAACGGTGCCCTGTCAGTTGACATTTCCGGCAAGCCCCAGTCGACGCTTCTCGAACTGGCCAAGGCCAACGGCCTCCGCACCGGGAACGTGTCGACGGCGGAAATCCAGGACGCCACCCCCGGCGCGCAGATCGCCCACATTTCGGCCCGTGGCTGCTACGGGCCGGTGAAGACCACGGCGAACTGCGCCAGCGAGTCGCTCGAGAAGGGCGGACTGGGCTCGATCTCCGAACAGCTGCTCACCCTGCGTCCCGATGTGGTTCTCGGCGGCGGCTCGGCGACCTTCACCGAGAAGGCCGCGGCGGGCGACTGGGCCGGCAAGACCCTCTTCGAGCAGGCCACCGACCGCGGCTACCAACTGGTGGACAGCGCAGCCGGCCTCGACACGGTCACCGCCGCCGACCAGAGCGCACCGGTGCTCGGACTCTTCACCACGGGCAACTTCCCCACCCGCTGGGTCGGCCCGGCAGCCACCGTCGGCGGCGGAAACCTCGCCCCCGTCTCGTGCACCGAGAACCCGGCACGTCTGAACACCGGGCTCTCCCTCGCCTCCCTGACCGACAAGGCCATCGACCTCCTGTCCGCCGACAGCGACCAGGGTTTCTTCCTCCAGGTCGAAGGCGCCAGCATCGACAAGCAGGACCACGCCGCGGATGCCTGCGGCCAGATCGGTGAGACCGTCGACCTCGACGAGGCCGTGCAATCGGCCCTCGCTTTCGCCAAGGCCGACGGCAACACCCTGGTCGTGGTGACCGCCGACCACGCGCACACCAGCCAGATCGTGGGATCGACCCCGCCCGGGCTGAGCGTTGCGCTGACCACCGAAGAAGGATCGACCATGCTCGTGAGCTATGGCACCGCGAACGCCGGTGAGTCCCAGCAGCACACGGGAGCCCAGGTGCGGATCGCCGGTTACGGCCCCGGAGCGGCGAACGTGCTGGGCCTCACCGACCAGACCGACCTGTTCTTCACGTCGTCCAACGCGCTGGCCCTGAACACCGACCTCCGGTCGCTGAGCGCGGCAGCCACGCTCACCCTGGACCAGCCCACCGTCGCCCCGGGCGCCGCCTTCACCGGCACAGGCGCAGGGCTGAACGCTGATTGGCGCGCCGCCGGCGAGATCAGCACCGCTGGTTCCGCCGACCCACTGGGCACGGTCGACGTGATCGATGGCCAGGCCATCATCACGGGAACCGCGCCGACGACTCCCGGGCAGTACACCGTCACCGCGACGGGCGCGCAAACCGGCGTATCCGTGTCGGCCCAGTTGACGGTTGCGGCGGCGGGAACGACACCGGCGCCCTCGGCCGCGCCGACTCCGACAACCACCCCGGCAGCCGCCCTGCCTAGCGGCTCCACGAATGGTGGGGGCGGCGGGGTTGCCGCTGCCGTCGGCGCCGTACTGGCCGCCACCGGCACGCAGGTGGCGCCGCTGATGGGAGCCGCCGCACTGTTGCTGGCTGCGGGCGGCGCGCTGGTCTGGGTTCGTCGTCGCCGTCACGGCCTGACCGAGTCGTAA
- the rmuC gene encoding DNA recombination protein RmuC yields MDPLALLLGLVLGAVVGALVSAVLLQRRRSTTPTGADPAVLEARHQVVLAETRAREAAVQSLLREELASMQATADGLREQIADQKRQYREIVDRQRDDQAARTERDRQESQVLQALAPVKDSLVTMQQKVAELEQQRSLQHGELTEQLRSATESEERLRSTAESLASALRANNTRGVWGETQLRSVVEAAGLIERVDFDVQSSIHSDAGAGRPDMVVHLPGGKNIAVDAKVPFTAFLEASQIPATATGSDGAQRAVFMKAHVKAVRDHVTALGSKAYWQGLDASPELVIAFIPSESLVSSALEADPSLMEFAFSKRVALASPVTLWSVLKTVAFSWQQDVLTHDAQVLFDLSRELYSRLATTATHIEKLGRAIERTVKDYNGFVGSMERQVLPTARKLNALDESKVLAPLVGIEEAPRELVAYEFVAALETDALEAIPTRD; encoded by the coding sequence ATGGATCCCCTCGCGCTTCTCCTCGGTCTTGTTCTCGGTGCGGTTGTAGGTGCCCTGGTCAGTGCCGTGCTCCTTCAGCGCCGCCGGTCGACAACCCCGACGGGCGCGGATCCCGCCGTGCTCGAGGCTCGGCACCAGGTGGTGCTGGCCGAGACGCGCGCCCGGGAGGCGGCCGTGCAGTCGCTGCTCCGCGAGGAACTCGCGTCGATGCAGGCCACCGCCGACGGACTGCGCGAGCAGATCGCCGACCAGAAGCGCCAGTACCGTGAGATCGTCGACCGGCAGCGTGATGATCAGGCCGCCCGCACCGAACGGGACCGGCAGGAAAGCCAGGTGCTGCAGGCCCTCGCCCCGGTCAAGGACAGCCTGGTGACCATGCAGCAGAAGGTCGCCGAGCTCGAGCAGCAGCGTAGCCTGCAGCACGGTGAGCTCACCGAGCAGCTGCGCTCCGCCACCGAATCCGAGGAGCGCCTGCGCAGCACCGCCGAGTCCCTTGCCTCGGCCCTGCGTGCCAACAACACCCGGGGCGTCTGGGGCGAGACCCAGTTGCGCAGCGTGGTCGAGGCGGCCGGCCTCATCGAGCGCGTCGACTTCGACGTGCAGTCGAGCATCCACTCGGATGCCGGCGCCGGCCGGCCCGACATGGTCGTGCACTTGCCCGGCGGCAAGAACATCGCCGTGGACGCGAAGGTGCCCTTCACCGCGTTCCTGGAGGCCAGCCAGATCCCCGCCACGGCCACGGGTTCCGATGGTGCCCAGCGGGCCGTCTTCATGAAGGCGCACGTCAAGGCCGTGCGCGACCACGTCACGGCGCTGGGCTCCAAGGCGTACTGGCAGGGCCTCGATGCCTCCCCCGAACTCGTGATCGCCTTCATCCCCAGCGAATCGCTCGTCTCGTCGGCGCTGGAGGCCGACCCGTCGCTGATGGAGTTCGCGTTCAGCAAGCGAGTCGCCCTGGCCTCCCCGGTCACCCTCTGGTCGGTACTGAAGACCGTGGCCTTCAGCTGGCAGCAGGATGTGCTCACCCACGACGCGCAGGTGCTCTTCGACCTCAGCCGCGAGCTCTACTCGCGGCTGGCCACCACCGCCACGCACATCGAGAAGCTCGGCCGTGCCATCGAGCGCACGGTGAAGGACTACAACGGTTTCGTCGGCTCGATGGAACGCCAGGTGCTTCCCACCGCCCGCAAGCTCAACGCTCTCGACGAGTCGAAGGTGCTCGCGCCGCTCGTCGGCATCGAGGAGGCGCCCCGGGAGCTCGTGGCCTACGAGTTCGTGGCCGCGCTGGAGACCGACGCCCTGGAAGCGATCCCCACCCGGGACTGA
- a CDS encoding DMT family transporter, whose amino-acid sequence MTAKRDRLTGAGAQLVTEVSINYGSSLAGLLIPTVGSPVVVAVRQLVMAVAVLPFYRPKFVTFTWARLWPALALGVVLAVMNLTFYESVARLGLGVAATIEFLGPFAVALAASRRALDFVCAAAAAGGVFLLTWSDGTLDPFGIALALTAAAAWAGYILLTRRVATQLPGLEGITIASLVSLVLLVPVALVTVDYTKLNWGIIGLLVAVGLLSSAFPYTLDTYILRRITPRLYAIITSFGPVVAAIFGVLVLGEVLLFQQQLAILVVCGAAGAAIATQREQPVSDIERTARAIP is encoded by the coding sequence GTGACAGCCAAGCGTGACCGCCTCACCGGCGCCGGAGCTCAACTCGTCACCGAGGTGAGCATCAACTACGGCTCGTCCCTGGCCGGGCTGCTCATCCCCACGGTCGGGTCCCCGGTCGTCGTGGCCGTGCGCCAGCTCGTGATGGCCGTGGCCGTGCTGCCGTTCTACCGGCCCAAGTTCGTCACCTTCACCTGGGCGCGGCTCTGGCCGGCTCTTGCCCTCGGCGTGGTGCTCGCGGTGATGAACCTCACCTTCTACGAGTCGGTCGCCCGGCTCGGCCTGGGCGTGGCCGCCACCATCGAGTTCCTCGGCCCGTTCGCGGTGGCGCTCGCCGCCTCCCGCCGGGCGCTCGACTTCGTCTGCGCCGCGGCCGCGGCCGGGGGAGTGTTCCTGCTCACCTGGTCGGATGGCACGCTCGACCCGTTCGGCATCGCCCTGGCGCTCACCGCGGCGGCGGCCTGGGCCGGCTACATCCTGCTGACCCGTCGGGTGGCCACCCAGCTGCCCGGCCTGGAGGGCATCACCATCGCCAGCCTCGTCAGCCTGGTGCTGCTCGTTCCGGTGGCTCTCGTCACCGTCGACTACACGAAGCTCAACTGGGGCATCATCGGGCTGCTCGTCGCGGTGGGGCTGCTGTCGTCGGCGTTCCCGTACACGCTGGATACCTACATCCTGCGGCGCATCACCCCGAGGCTGTACGCGATCATCACGAGCTTCGGTCCCGTCGTCGCGGCGATCTTCGGTGTGCTGGTGCTCGGCGAGGTTCTCCTGTTCCAGCAGCAGCTGGCGATCCTCGTGGTGTGCGGCGCGGCCGGCGCCGCGATCGCCACTCAGCGCGAGCAACCGGTCTCCGACATCGAGCGCACCGCCCGTGCCATCCCCTGA